A section of the Corynebacterium tuberculostearicum genome encodes:
- a CDS encoding N-acetylglucosamine-6-phosphate deacetylase — translation MQPVGTGIQGHVEGLYIDENFELRAGSITFGDNIEGLVLGDVSAAEAAWRAGDPDVLLWVPGFVDLHNHGGNGGGFPNGDYEQCLAAARFHRAHGTTTLLASLVSGTQNELCARAELLAQLVEEGEIAGIHMEGPFIAAAKCGAQDPSRIVPGDPDFFRAVIEAAGGYLRSITFAPETANAEELLAVCAEHNIIASLGHTEADYDTTLGVIAQAKELGVTVTGTHLFNAMPAIHHRAPGTVAALLTAAKAGDVAVELIADGVHLVDGTVDMAHSHRAFAVTDAMAAAGMADGDYELGSLPVTVSGGVARVESGAIAGGTSTLAQQFQRFAARHSLGEAVRFTSTTAAGVLGQENLGRIAPGARAHLVGLNAQLEPVRVLVDGADIPLS, via the coding sequence ATGCAGCCAGTGGGAACAGGGATTCAAGGCCACGTCGAGGGCCTCTACATTGATGAGAACTTCGAGCTGCGCGCCGGGAGCATCACGTTCGGGGACAATATTGAGGGCTTAGTGCTTGGCGACGTCTCAGCGGCCGAAGCAGCCTGGCGCGCCGGCGACCCAGATGTGCTGCTGTGGGTGCCCGGTTTCGTAGACCTGCACAACCACGGTGGCAACGGCGGGGGATTCCCCAATGGCGACTACGAGCAGTGCCTGGCCGCCGCCCGCTTTCACCGTGCGCACGGCACGACGACGCTGCTGGCTAGCTTGGTTTCCGGTACCCAAAATGAGCTGTGCGCACGGGCAGAGCTGCTCGCGCAGCTGGTCGAGGAAGGCGAGATTGCCGGCATCCATATGGAGGGCCCCTTCATCGCGGCGGCCAAGTGCGGTGCGCAGGATCCCTCCCGCATCGTGCCTGGGGACCCGGATTTCTTCCGCGCGGTGATTGAGGCTGCCGGTGGCTACCTGCGTTCCATCACCTTTGCCCCGGAGACCGCGAACGCCGAGGAACTACTCGCGGTGTGCGCGGAGCACAACATCATCGCCAGCCTGGGCCACACCGAGGCCGATTATGACACCACGTTGGGCGTCATTGCCCAGGCCAAGGAGCTCGGCGTGACCGTGACCGGAACGCACCTGTTCAACGCCATGCCCGCCATCCACCACCGCGCGCCGGGCACGGTGGCCGCTCTGCTCACCGCGGCGAAAGCCGGGGACGTGGCGGTGGAGCTTATCGCCGATGGCGTGCACCTGGTCGACGGGACCGTGGACATGGCCCATAGCCACCGCGCCTTCGCCGTCACCGATGCCATGGCAGCAGCCGGCATGGCCGACGGTGACTATGAGCTGGGCTCGCTCCCCGTCACCGTCAGCGGGGGAGTGGCCCGAGTGGAAAGCGGTGCCATCGCCGGTGGCACGTCCACCCTGGCCCAGCAGTTTCAGCGTTTTGCCGCCCGCCACAGCCTGGGTGAGGCCGTGCGTTTTACCTCCACCACCGCGGCCGGGGTGCTGGGGCAGGAGAACCTGGGGCGCATCGCGCCGGGTGCGCGCGCCCACCTCGTGGGCCTCAACGCACAGCTGGAGCCGGTCCGCGTCCTCGTCGACGGCGCGGACATCCCACTTTCTTAG
- the nagB gene encoding glucosamine-6-phosphate deaminase has product MEILIRPTPAEVAVEAADIFAHYANAGATLGLATGSTPVAMYKELITRHERGEVSFARSRAFLLDEYIGLDRSHEQSYYSTIRREFTSHVDFDDDLVKSPAGDCDDPATAAATYDKAIRDAGGVDIQLLGIGANGHVGFNEPSSSLQSRTRIKTLHPQTVQDNARFFDNEDEVPRHVLTQGLGTISEARHLLLLATGSNKASAVHAMVEGPLSAHCPASILQWHQRATVIIDEAAASQLEDREYYVFADKHRPHRPLFF; this is encoded by the coding sequence ATGGAAATCCTCATCCGCCCCACGCCGGCCGAAGTGGCCGTGGAGGCCGCTGACATCTTCGCGCACTACGCCAACGCCGGCGCCACACTGGGCCTGGCCACGGGGTCGACCCCGGTAGCAATGTACAAGGAGCTCATTACGCGCCATGAGCGCGGCGAGGTGAGCTTTGCCCGCAGCCGCGCATTCCTGCTTGATGAATACATCGGGCTGGACCGCTCACACGAGCAGTCCTACTATTCCACCATCCGCCGCGAATTTACCAGCCACGTGGATTTCGACGATGACCTGGTAAAAAGTCCCGCTGGTGACTGCGATGACCCCGCCACCGCCGCGGCCACCTATGACAAGGCCATCCGTGATGCCGGCGGCGTAGACATCCAGCTGCTGGGCATCGGGGCCAACGGGCACGTCGGCTTCAACGAGCCGTCGAGCTCCCTGCAATCACGCACCCGCATCAAGACTCTGCACCCGCAAACCGTGCAGGACAATGCCCGCTTCTTCGACAATGAAGATGAAGTCCCGCGCCACGTGCTAACCCAAGGATTGGGCACCATCAGCGAGGCCCGCCACCTACTCTTGTTGGCCACCGGCAGCAACAAGGCTAGCGCGGTCCACGCCATGGTGGAGGGTCCGCTCTCCGCGCACTGCCCAGCGTCGATCCTGCAGTGGCACCAGCGCGCCACGGTGATCATTGATGAAGCTGCCGCCTCCCAGTTGGAGGACCGCGAGTACTACGTTTTCGCGGACAAGCACCGTCCGCACCGCCCACTCTTCTTCTAA
- the nagE gene encoding N-acetylglucosamine-specific PTS transporter subunit IIBC, with the protein MKVDVMGPLQRLGKALMGAVAVLPVAAILSGVGYWISSAAGPDNLAAQLLISSGDAVLSNLGWIFAIAIAFGLAKDSNGAAALSGFLAFATFMKLLGPEAVAGYRGIEDPTALTGDEALEWASEGWNAVGGGNVLFGILAGVMAAWVYNRFHGTKLPDFLAFFSGRRLVPILTAVIAMVISGILYFVWPFIYNALFNFGTSIQGLGAAGAGIYGVANRLLIPTGLHHALNSVFWFDVIGINDIGNFQAGQKTIEAAAAATSAADCPGMWANGQCTVEGVVGRYQAGFFPVMMFGLPGAALAMYLRADKNKRKVVGSLMAAGALASFFTGVTEPLEFSFMFVAPLLYVVHALLMGLSVFIASAMEWTAGFGFSAGFVDMLLSSQNPLANKWYMLLVMGVGFFALYFVIFYFLIGWLNLKTPGRGEDDAVADPMEDSAAGDDKTARDAARIIEGLGGKDNIDSLDYCTTRLRVGVKERALVRDALIKRAAVSGVIHPSEKSVQVIVGPAVQFMYDEVSHQLRHGSPALATTGAASAAGAAGVAASVPASAGAASAQSVSGETDVDVRVPFAGDVVELSQVPDASFAQGMVGEGFAVMPDAVDAFDVCAPVDGTITMIFKTRHAFGMKTRDGLDLLIHIGIDTVEFQGEGFTALAKKGDAVRAGTPIIGVDAKALRERGANLITPVVCPTAKQVRAVEVAREGRTELGQVAATVERS; encoded by the coding sequence ATGAAAGTCGATGTCATGGGGCCGCTGCAGCGGCTCGGAAAAGCCCTCATGGGCGCTGTGGCGGTGCTGCCCGTCGCGGCGATCCTCAGTGGTGTTGGATACTGGATCTCCAGCGCGGCTGGCCCGGATAACCTCGCCGCCCAGCTACTGATCAGCTCCGGCGACGCGGTGCTGTCCAACCTGGGCTGGATCTTCGCCATCGCCATTGCCTTCGGTCTGGCCAAGGATTCCAACGGTGCCGCGGCACTCTCTGGTTTCCTGGCCTTCGCCACGTTTATGAAATTGCTCGGCCCGGAGGCCGTGGCCGGCTACCGCGGCATCGAAGACCCCACCGCGCTGACCGGCGATGAGGCCCTGGAATGGGCCTCGGAGGGCTGGAATGCCGTGGGCGGCGGCAACGTCCTCTTCGGCATCCTCGCCGGCGTCATGGCGGCCTGGGTATATAACCGCTTCCACGGCACCAAGCTGCCGGACTTTTTGGCCTTCTTCTCAGGACGGCGCCTCGTGCCGATTCTTACCGCCGTCATCGCTATGGTGATTTCCGGCATCCTCTACTTCGTGTGGCCGTTCATCTACAACGCGCTCTTTAACTTCGGCACCTCCATCCAGGGATTGGGCGCGGCGGGCGCCGGCATCTACGGCGTGGCCAACCGCCTGCTCATCCCGACCGGCCTGCACCATGCTCTGAACTCCGTCTTCTGGTTCGATGTCATCGGTATCAATGACATCGGCAACTTCCAGGCCGGCCAGAAGACCATCGAGGCAGCCGCGGCCGCCACCTCCGCCGCTGATTGCCCGGGTATGTGGGCCAACGGTCAGTGCACAGTCGAGGGCGTCGTCGGCCGCTACCAGGCGGGCTTCTTCCCAGTCATGATGTTCGGCCTGCCGGGCGCGGCCCTTGCCATGTACCTGCGCGCGGATAAAAACAAGCGCAAGGTCGTCGGCTCGCTCATGGCCGCAGGTGCTTTGGCCTCCTTCTTCACCGGCGTGACCGAGCCGCTGGAGTTCTCCTTCATGTTCGTCGCCCCGCTGCTCTACGTGGTGCACGCGTTGCTTATGGGCCTGTCCGTCTTCATCGCCTCCGCCATGGAGTGGACTGCCGGCTTCGGCTTCTCTGCCGGTTTCGTGGACATGCTGCTCTCCTCCCAGAACCCGCTGGCTAATAAGTGGTACATGCTGCTGGTCATGGGTGTGGGCTTCTTCGCCCTATACTTCGTCATCTTCTACTTCCTCATCGGCTGGCTCAACCTCAAGACCCCGGGCCGCGGTGAGGACGATGCGGTAGCTGACCCCATGGAGGATTCCGCCGCCGGCGATGACAAGACTGCTCGTGATGCCGCGCGCATCATCGAGGGTCTCGGCGGCAAGGACAACATTGACTCACTGGACTACTGCACCACGCGCCTGCGCGTGGGGGTGAAAGAGCGCGCGCTTGTTCGCGACGCCCTGATCAAACGCGCCGCCGTCTCCGGTGTTATCCACCCCTCGGAGAAGAGTGTCCAGGTCATCGTGGGCCCGGCCGTGCAATTCATGTATGACGAGGTCAGCCACCAGCTGCGCCACGGCTCCCCGGCCCTGGCCACGACTGGTGCAGCGAGCGCGGCTGGAGCCGCGGGGGTCGCAGCCAGCGTGCCGGCCAGCGCCGGTGCCGCGTCCGCTCAGAGTGTCAGCGGTGAGACGGACGTTGACGTGCGTGTCCCGTTCGCCGGAGACGTCGTCGAGCTCTCCCAGGTCCCGGATGCGTCCTTTGCGCAGGGCATGGTGGGCGAAGGCTTCGCCGTGATGCCTGATGCCGTCGATGCTTTCGACGTCTGCGCCCCGGTAGACGGCACCATCACGATGATCTTCAAGACCCGCCACGCCTTCGGCATGAAGACGCGCGACGGCCTGGACCTGCTGATTCACATCGGCATCGACACCGTGGAGTTCCAGGGTGAGGGATTTACGGCGCTGGCGAAGAAGGGCGATGCCGTGCGTGCCGGCACGCCGATTATCGGGGTGGACGCAAAGGCGCTGCGCGAGCGCGGCGCGAACCTCATTACTCCGGTCGTGTGCCCCACCGCGAAGCAGGTGCGCGCAGTGGAGGTAGCGCGCGAGGGCCGTACCGAGCTGGGCCAGGTCGCGGCCACCGTCGAGCGCAGCTAG
- a CDS encoding AMP-binding protein: MNFSDFTFHTAALGRFVPALLNAGLVSHQGGAKAQLNLLPNLARYRFTTAREIEQGYLACPERLALIDDDGTLTYRQLRTHTQGFARYLRSLDLPEIRLGVMARNGRGIIIPLGAKGYVGASIYLLNVGSSPEQLAGCIEENGINVLVVDDEFIDRVDTDIPVIIAHDTGASDLPKLDKIVKNPPAVQLPRFPKHGPIVLMSSGTTGIPKGIVRPEPTLPVVLASIVDTIPWRADQRLQLTASIFHTWGWACINIALGLRNTIVTRRVFDAEQVLDDVQRYRLDGMISSPIFFKRLVERDPAGEFDASSLKFIASAGNALTPEVVKETNARFGAILCNVYGSTELALATTATMDQVAANPTIAGRVASGTKLRILDKEGHPVPRGEVGEIYLTNSTAMTGYTNPNLRLNKVDGLISIGDLGYIDEHDFLHVVGRADDMIIVGGENVHPQSVTEVLEAMPGIHEVHAGGVEDSETFQRIAVWAVPTADAAGKALTADAIRDWVRTKLADHSVPRDVHFLAKLPRNATGKVVPRLLRGNS; encoded by the coding sequence GTGAATTTTTCTGATTTCACATTCCACACTGCAGCCCTCGGCCGGTTCGTGCCGGCGCTTCTTAACGCCGGACTCGTCAGCCACCAAGGCGGCGCGAAGGCCCAGCTCAACCTGCTGCCGAACCTGGCCCGCTACCGCTTCACCACCGCGCGCGAGATCGAACAGGGCTACCTCGCCTGCCCGGAGCGCTTGGCGCTTATCGACGACGACGGCACCCTCACCTACCGCCAGCTGCGCACCCACACGCAGGGCTTCGCCCGCTACCTCCGCTCGCTGGACCTGCCCGAGATTCGCCTCGGCGTCATGGCGCGCAACGGCCGCGGCATCATCATTCCGCTCGGCGCCAAGGGCTATGTGGGCGCTTCTATTTACCTGCTCAACGTGGGCTCCTCCCCGGAGCAGCTGGCCGGCTGTATCGAAGAAAACGGCATCAACGTGCTCGTCGTGGATGATGAATTCATTGACCGCGTGGACACCGATATCCCGGTCATCATCGCGCACGATACCGGCGCAAGCGACCTGCCGAAGCTGGACAAGATTGTAAAGAACCCTCCGGCCGTGCAGCTGCCGCGCTTCCCCAAGCACGGCCCAATCGTGCTCATGTCCTCCGGCACCACCGGCATTCCGAAGGGCATTGTGCGACCGGAGCCAACCCTGCCGGTGGTGCTAGCCTCCATCGTGGATACGATCCCGTGGCGCGCCGACCAGCGCCTCCAGCTCACCGCCTCCATTTTTCACACCTGGGGCTGGGCCTGTATCAATATCGCGCTGGGCCTGCGCAATACCATCGTCACCCGCCGCGTATTCGACGCGGAGCAGGTGCTTGACGACGTCCAGCGCTACCGCCTGGATGGCATGATCTCCTCCCCTATCTTCTTTAAGCGCTTGGTAGAGCGGGATCCGGCCGGTGAGTTCGATGCCTCTAGCCTGAAATTCATCGCCTCGGCCGGCAATGCGCTAACCCCGGAGGTGGTCAAGGAGACCAATGCGCGCTTCGGTGCCATCCTATGCAACGTGTACGGATCCACCGAGCTCGCGCTCGCGACGACCGCCACCATGGACCAGGTGGCCGCCAACCCCACCATCGCCGGCCGCGTGGCCTCGGGCACAAAGCTGCGCATCCTCGACAAGGAGGGCCACCCGGTTCCGCGCGGCGAGGTGGGAGAGATCTACCTGACCAACTCCACCGCAATGACCGGTTACACCAACCCGAACCTGCGGCTCAATAAGGTAGACGGGCTCATCTCCATCGGCGATTTGGGCTACATCGACGAGCACGACTTCCTGCACGTGGTCGGCCGCGCCGATGACATGATCATCGTCGGCGGCGAGAACGTCCACCCGCAGTCCGTTACCGAGGTCCTCGAGGCCATGCCCGGCATCCACGAGGTGCATGCTGGCGGCGTGGAGGATAGCGAGACCTTCCAGCGCATCGCCGTGTGGGCGGTGCCTACTGCCGACGCCGCCGGAAAGGCCCTCACCGCCGACGCCATCCGCGACTGGGTCCGCACCAAGCTCGCCGATCACTCCGTGCCGCGCGACGTGCACTTCCTGGCTAAGCTCCCGCGCAACGCCACCGGCAAGGTGGTCCCGCGCCTGCTGCGCGGCAACAGCTAG
- a CDS encoding GDSL-type esterase/lipase family protein has translation MKSLQLKVLSVVASALAVVGVAVAPQATAAERNLVAFGDSVLADPDAGSYFAHRYDPSKGVGVDCPTSNNYAKRAGAKLRLPVRDFSCSGAVSMSRGPQIFQQVDAAIRTGALSPATNRVVITTGFNDTYNHRDMSLPQIRKEFADRTAPQIERIKRAAPNARVQIVGYPTIGSGPYYCLFHFGPRPADSTFLPGIQDFENKAQWMQVDLAARTGVQFLDMKPSTRNNGMCADANQRMWAGLVDFTGGDGNLPIHMNQRGHEHAANVIARS, from the coding sequence ATGAAATCTCTGCAGCTCAAAGTCCTCTCCGTGGTGGCGTCCGCGCTGGCCGTCGTAGGCGTGGCTGTCGCACCGCAGGCCACCGCCGCGGAGCGCAATCTAGTAGCCTTCGGCGATTCCGTCTTGGCGGATCCAGACGCCGGCTCCTACTTCGCCCACCGCTACGACCCCTCTAAAGGTGTGGGCGTAGATTGCCCGACCTCCAATAACTACGCCAAGCGCGCCGGCGCCAAGCTGCGCCTTCCGGTGCGGGACTTCTCCTGCTCCGGCGCCGTGTCCATGTCCCGCGGCCCGCAGATTTTCCAGCAGGTGGATGCGGCCATCCGTACCGGCGCGCTGAGCCCGGCCACTAACCGCGTGGTTATCACCACTGGCTTTAATGACACCTACAACCACCGCGATATGAGCCTGCCGCAGATTCGCAAGGAGTTCGCGGACCGCACTGCCCCGCAGATCGAGCGCATTAAGCGCGCGGCCCCGAACGCTCGCGTCCAGATCGTGGGCTATCCCACCATCGGTTCTGGCCCGTACTACTGCCTATTCCACTTCGGCCCGCGCCCGGCCGATTCCACCTTCCTGCCGGGCATCCAAGACTTTGAGAATAAGGCCCAGTGGATGCAGGTGGACTTGGCGGCGCGCACCGGCGTGCAGTTCTTGGATATGAAGCCTTCCACCCGTAATAACGGCATGTGTGCCGATGCAAATCAGCGCATGTGGGCTGGTCTGGTGGACTTTACTGGTGGCGACGGCAACCTGCCCATCCATATGAACCAGCGTGGCCACGAGCATGCGGCCAACGTCATCGCCCGCTCCTAA
- a CDS encoding S-(hydroxymethyl)mycothiol dehydrogenase yields MTVKAVIARSKGAEVETVNIVVPDPGPNDVIVRVQACGVCHTDLAYRDGDIEDAFPFLLGHEAAGVVETVGSAVTHVEEGDFVILNWRAVCGECRACKKGEPKYCFNTHNASKKMTLEDGTELTPALGIGSFAEKTLVHEGQCTKVEDTDPAAAGLLGCGIMAGLGAAVNTGDIQLGESVAVFGCGGVGMAAIAGAKLASAAKIIAVDIDESKLETAREFGATDTICSKDLSEQEVIDAVRELTGGFGTDVSIDAVGIQPTWRQAFYSRDHAGRMVMVGVPNLTDHVDIPAIDLYGRGGSIKPAWYGDCLPERDFPAYVALSKAGNFPLDKFVSERIALDDVEQAFTTMKSGKVLRSVVEF; encoded by the coding sequence ATGACTGTAAAAGCTGTTATTGCCCGTTCCAAGGGCGCGGAAGTCGAAACCGTCAACATTGTCGTTCCCGATCCCGGCCCTAACGACGTCATCGTGCGCGTCCAGGCCTGCGGTGTATGCCACACCGACCTCGCCTACCGCGATGGCGATATTGAAGACGCCTTCCCCTTCCTGCTCGGCCACGAGGCCGCAGGTGTAGTAGAGACCGTTGGTTCTGCGGTCACCCACGTGGAGGAAGGCGACTTCGTCATTTTGAACTGGCGCGCCGTGTGCGGCGAGTGCCGCGCCTGCAAGAAGGGCGAGCCAAAGTACTGCTTCAATACCCACAACGCCTCCAAGAAGATGACCCTCGAGGACGGCACCGAGCTCACACCTGCGCTGGGCATCGGTTCCTTCGCTGAGAAGACCCTGGTCCACGAGGGCCAGTGCACCAAGGTAGAAGACACCGACCCGGCCGCCGCTGGCCTGCTGGGCTGCGGCATCATGGCGGGCCTCGGCGCGGCCGTGAATACCGGCGATATCCAGCTCGGCGAGTCCGTTGCCGTCTTCGGCTGCGGCGGCGTTGGCATGGCTGCCATTGCGGGCGCCAAGCTGGCGAGCGCGGCGAAGATCATCGCCGTGGATATCGACGAGTCCAAGCTGGAGACTGCCCGCGAGTTCGGCGCGACCGACACCATCTGCTCCAAGGACCTTTCGGAGCAGGAGGTTATTGACGCCGTCCGCGAGCTCACCGGCGGCTTCGGCACCGACGTGTCTATCGACGCCGTGGGCATCCAGCCCACTTGGCGCCAGGCCTTTTACTCCCGCGACCACGCCGGCCGCATGGTCATGGTGGGCGTGCCGAACCTCACCGACCACGTGGACATTCCGGCCATCGACCTCTACGGCCGCGGCGGCTCCATCAAGCCTGCGTGGTACGGCGATTGCCTCCCAGAGCGCGATTTCCCCGCCTACGTAGCGCTGTCCAAGGCCGGCAACTTCCCGCTGGACAAGTTCGTCTCCGAGCGCATTGCGCTTGACGACGTCGAGCAGGCCTTTACCACCATGAAGTCCGGCAAGGTTCTGCGTTCCGTGGTGGAGTTCTAA
- a CDS encoding MBL fold metallo-hydrolase: MRIDSTVTSGKFRLDGGEWDVDNNVYVVGDDSSVYVVDPSHDLDAVAELVGDRRVEGILLTHAHNDHCELAPEAAKRFDTEVYLHPDDDMLWQESNGDAPYTPLADRGQFDIGGEKITVYHTPGHSPGCVVLHVGETLLSGDTLFNGGPGATGRKYSDFDVIIESLKNVVFTLPEDTKVLPGHGDATTVGAEAARIDEYIERGY, translated from the coding sequence ATGCGTATCGATAGCACGGTTACTTCTGGCAAGTTCCGCCTCGATGGCGGCGAGTGGGACGTGGACAATAACGTCTACGTCGTGGGCGATGACTCCAGTGTGTACGTGGTGGATCCCTCCCACGATCTCGATGCGGTAGCAGAGCTCGTTGGCGATCGCCGCGTGGAAGGCATCTTGCTCACCCACGCGCACAATGACCACTGCGAGCTCGCTCCCGAGGCCGCCAAGCGCTTCGATACCGAGGTCTACCTGCACCCGGACGATGACATGTTGTGGCAGGAGTCCAATGGCGATGCTCCATACACGCCATTGGCGGACCGCGGTCAGTTCGATATTGGCGGCGAGAAGATTACGGTCTACCACACGCCGGGCCACTCGCCGGGCTGCGTGGTGTTGCACGTGGGCGAGACGCTGCTGTCGGGCGATACGCTCTTCAACGGCGGCCCTGGTGCCACCGGCCGCAAGTACTCCGACTTCGATGTGATCATCGAGTCGCTGAAGAACGTCGTCTTCACCCTGCCGGAGGACACCAAGGTCCTGCCAGGGCATGGCGACGCCACCACGGTGGGCGCGGAGGCAGCGCGCATCGACGAATACATCGAGCGCGGCTACTAG
- the rfbA gene encoding glucose-1-phosphate thymidylyltransferase RfbA yields MKGIILAGGSGTRLYPITKGISKQLMPIYDKPMIYYPLTTLIQAGIREILIITTPEDAGAFQRLFGDGSQLGLMIDYAVQPRPEGLAQAFLIGEEFIGDDSVALVLGDNIFHGFGGELAHCQDPEGGIIFAYEVSDPQRYGVVEFDAAGHALSIEEKPEVPRSNHAVVGLYFYDNSVVEIAKGIEPSGRGELEITAVNEEYLRRGELNVQRLHRGSVWLDTGTVDSMSEASAYVEVMQKRTGIVIGSPEVAAFEAGFIDRAQLEKLAEPLLKSGYGEYLRAY; encoded by the coding sequence ATGAAAGGCATCATCCTGGCCGGCGGTTCCGGCACACGGCTCTACCCGATTACTAAGGGCATCTCGAAGCAGCTCATGCCCATTTATGACAAGCCGATGATTTATTACCCGCTAACCACGCTCATTCAGGCGGGTATTCGGGAAATCCTCATCATTACCACCCCGGAGGATGCGGGGGCCTTCCAGCGGCTCTTTGGCGATGGATCGCAGCTCGGGCTGATGATCGATTATGCAGTTCAGCCGCGGCCGGAGGGCCTTGCGCAGGCCTTTTTGATTGGCGAGGAGTTTATTGGAGACGACAGCGTCGCGCTGGTACTCGGCGATAATATCTTCCACGGCTTCGGCGGCGAGCTCGCCCACTGCCAGGACCCGGAGGGCGGCATCATCTTCGCCTACGAGGTCTCGGATCCGCAGCGCTATGGTGTCGTGGAATTCGACGCCGCAGGCCATGCGCTGAGCATCGAGGAAAAGCCGGAAGTGCCGCGGTCGAACCACGCGGTGGTGGGCTTGTACTTCTATGACAACTCCGTGGTGGAGATAGCCAAGGGCATCGAGCCCAGCGGCCGCGGTGAACTGGAGATCACGGCGGTAAACGAGGAGTATCTGCGCCGCGGCGAGCTGAATGTCCAGCGCCTGCACCGCGGCAGCGTGTGGCTCGATACGGGAACGGTGGACTCGATGAGCGAGGCCTCCGCCTACGTCGAGGTGATGCAAAAACGCACCGGCATCGTTATTGGCTCACCAGAAGTGGCCGCCTTCGAAGCCGGCTTCATCGACCGCGCCCAGCTAGAAAAACTCGCCGAGCCGTTACTCAAGTCCGGCTACGGCGAGTACCTGCGGGCGTATTAG
- the rfbD gene encoding dTDP-4-dehydrorhamnose reductase, translating to MRITETAIPGLLIIDLDVHGDNRGWFKENWQREKFTGLAPELASFQPVQNNISFNHAGATRGLHAEPWDKLVSVAQGKIFGAWCDLREGSDSFGEVVTHEVGPETAVFVPRGVANGFQALEETSYCYLVNEHWSAEARYAAVNLNIVDWPLEPTEISEKDKQHPALVEVSPMPARRILVTGANGQLGRALKRLLADAEFCTHADFDITDPPERNWKQYSAIINCAAYNDVNGAENDRAAAWAVNAEAPARLARIAAENQLTLVHVSSDYIFDGTNEVHTEEELPSPLSAYGASKAAGDTAAQTAPQHYVIRTSWVFGDGENFMSTMRRLANKGVEPKVIHDQRGRPTFAEDLAKGIIHLLNSGADYGVYNLSNSGDTVGRDEIAMAVFIGLGHDPAEVTPVSTEQYREIAGPEAPRPKESTLALDKIEATGFKPQNWRAALALYLALYPED from the coding sequence ATGCGTATTACCGAAACCGCCATCCCGGGGCTGCTCATCATCGACCTCGACGTGCACGGCGATAACCGCGGCTGGTTCAAGGAGAATTGGCAACGCGAAAAATTCACCGGCCTCGCACCCGAGCTCGCGAGCTTCCAGCCGGTGCAGAACAATATCTCTTTTAATCACGCCGGTGCTACGCGCGGCCTGCACGCTGAGCCGTGGGACAAGCTCGTCTCGGTGGCGCAGGGCAAGATTTTCGGCGCATGGTGCGACTTGCGCGAGGGGTCAGATAGCTTTGGCGAGGTCGTCACCCACGAGGTAGGGCCGGAGACTGCGGTGTTTGTCCCACGGGGCGTCGCCAATGGCTTTCAAGCTCTGGAGGAAACCTCCTACTGCTACCTGGTGAATGAGCACTGGTCGGCCGAAGCTCGCTACGCCGCGGTGAACCTCAACATCGTCGACTGGCCGCTGGAGCCCACCGAGATTTCGGAGAAAGACAAGCAGCACCCCGCTCTTGTAGAGGTGAGCCCGATGCCCGCCCGCCGCATCCTCGTCACCGGCGCGAACGGGCAGTTGGGGCGTGCGCTCAAGCGCCTGCTTGCCGACGCCGAGTTTTGCACCCACGCCGACTTCGACATCACCGACCCACCAGAACGGAATTGGAAGCAGTACTCCGCCATCATCAATTGCGCGGCGTATAACGACGTCAACGGTGCCGAAAACGACCGCGCCGCCGCCTGGGCCGTCAATGCGGAAGCGCCTGCACGGCTGGCGCGCATCGCCGCGGAGAACCAACTCACGCTGGTGCATGTGTCGAGCGACTACATCTTCGACGGCACCAACGAGGTCCACACTGAGGAGGAACTGCCGTCGCCGCTGAGTGCCTATGGGGCGTCGAAAGCCGCAGGCGATACCGCCGCGCAGACCGCGCCGCAGCACTACGTCATTCGTACCTCGTGGGTCTTTGGCGATGGCGAGAATTTCATGTCCACCATGCGCCGGCTGGCCAATAAGGGAGTGGAGCCGAAGGTCATCCACGACCAGCGCGGGCGGCCCACGTTTGCTGAGGATCTGGCCAAGGGCATCATCCACCTGCTCAACTCCGGTGCGGACTACGGCGTGTATAACCTCTCCAACTCAGGCGATACCGTGGGCCGCGATGAGATTGCCATGGCCGTGTTCATCGGTCTCGGCCACGACCCGGCCGAGGTCACTCCGGTAAGCACCGAGCAGTACCGCGAGATCGCGGGCCCCGAGGCGCCGCGCCCCAAGGAGTCGACGCTTGCGCTAGATAAAATCGAGGCTACCGGCTTCAAGCCGCAGAATTGGCGCGCGGCCCTGGCCCTGTACTTGGCGCTGTACCCGGAGGATTAA